A stretch of the bacterium genome encodes the following:
- a CDS encoding 4Fe-4S dicluster domain-containing protein — MARKIVITSENVAFLKKISELSDQVITRCDQCGTCSGSCPMVEEMDITPSEIMRMVQLGQKEVMDTKAMWICASCFACTVRCPRGLDVSKVAEALRQVKLRQAIDYIDINGIPDEEMERLPQIAIVSSFRKFTG, encoded by the coding sequence ATGGCCAGAAAAATAGTAATAACATCGGAAAATGTCGCTTTTTTAAAAAAAATAAGCGAGCTTTCCGATCAGGTAATAACAAGGTGTGACCAGTGCGGAACATGTTCCGGAAGCTGCCCAATGGTTGAAGAGATGGATATTACTCCCTCGGAGATTATGCGCATGGTGCAACTGGGCCAGAAAGAAGTGATGGATACAAAAGCCATGTGGATATGCGCCTCATGTTTTGCATGTACTGTAAGATGCCCGCGCGGCCTTGATGTATCCAAAGTCGCTGAAGCCCTTAGGCAGGTAAAACTTAGACAGGCTATTGATTATATTGATATTAACGGGATCCCGGACGAAGAAATGGAAAGACTCCCTCAAATTGCAATAGTAAGTAGTTTCCGAAAGTTTACAGGATAA